The Rhododendron vialii isolate Sample 1 chromosome 3a, ASM3025357v1 nucleotide sequence TTACAGAGGAAAAATTCCGTTTACTAAGTATATATCAACAAAtatacaaaaacataaaaaaacctCACCGGGGGAGCCACAATCGGCTCCCCACACTCAATCTCACCCTCTCAACTCACATATTTGCTACCACACATTCAACCTAATAAATACATCAATATTTATAAGGAAACcaaagagaaacaaaacaaaatagaggAGGCAGATTTTCCAAGAGCAATAAATGCTCTGCCATGCCAAGATCTTCCAGAGCATGCCTAAATCTTCCGGAGTCCATTTATGTTGCTCAATCTTTGACTTTTGGCAAGCCATCGCCATCACTCACATGGGCGAATTCCAACAATCACCCCCTTCACTCAATGTGGGGTAATTGTCAAACCTGTTCAACCTATCTAGCAAATGCCTATGTCACTTCAAGTCTAGCTTTCAGCACTCTCACACCAGAGTACCCATGCCCAACTGAATGTCTCCTTACTTGACTAGATCTTTTGAGACTAAACTCACAACACTGTTCGACTGCAATACTGCCACTCTAGCATCTTCCGTGTACCAGAGCACTAACACAGCTTTCCTTTGCTCACACCAGAAGCTCCATTCGCCAGATGATCTCACACACCACCTAGGAAGAGGCTGACTCCTGTCTCTGTTGACATACCGTATCCCTCACTGACCTACGTCGTACCTCCAAGCCAAGATACACAACTCGCGAATCTGGGATGTCTTTATCACTACTAGATCTCAGTGGCCCATACCAGCATAGTCGCCGATATACCACACCCCCTGACCGGAGTGCCCGCACCCCCTAACTAGAGTGCTTGCATCCAAAATCAGATGCTCTCAATCCATCATCCACAAGAACAATGTTCGCATCCCCCAGAAACAGTGTCTGCATTCGGCCTGCGTATGACCGATCTCTAGCAGAACCCAACGGAATTAAACTGGCTCAACATCCCCGCCTGTCTCTCTGTTATACTTCCACATCTGAACTCGGATGACCCATTTGCCATCAACCATTGTGAATTTCCAGGAAAGGATGGTGGGGACTTAGCCTCCTTAAAAACCATTCTTCTTCAACCCCTAGGTTGTTTTGCCAGAATTCACAATGTTTGCAAGTATTCCGCAATAGAGTCCATTTATATTACGCTCCTCCGTTGTTTAAACGCCCGCATCACTTCTCCGGATGCCAATAACTGCGTTCGATAAATTGCGAACGCCCGTGCCCAGTCACGAAAAACAAAGTTAGAGACACCATCTTTCCTTCTCATATGGCCATATTTCCAGGAGAGGATCCAGTCACAAAATCCACGAAGGAAGAGATCCAGTGAAGCTTCAACTCGTCTCCATCTCAATTCCTCTATCCGGAGCACCAATGAACACTTCCCAGCAAGCTGTTGCACTTATCATGATCGGCTAGTATCCTACACACCTCCTGATTCATTCCCAGGCACACATATCAGTATGTCTTAGGTCGCGACTCCTTGTACTCTCGTGCCTCGTCTGCAACTTCTGTTCATTGTTGATACACACCCATATTACTTAACCATGCTTGGCATCAGCTCTATTCTGCCATTGCACTCCCTCAAGCCTGCATAGGTGGCTCTTCATTGTTAGACCGAAAATAACCATCCAATCAGCTCCTCCTACAACCCGAATCAAAAACTGCATGTTCGGATGATAGGTCTTCCTGGATTGATCCAGATTACTTCCGATTCTTGTTGATCATCTCCGCAAACACCTTGGTTGCCCTGATCAACTTCCAATCACAAGTCTGTCAATCCTCCTGGTGGGTAGCTTCCTTGCACTGTCTGTGTGTGCTCTCCAACCATCAACTCCTTTGTCCCTATCTGTCCACCCCCGTTCCATTCCAGGCTTTCTTAGCAGCCATCGATCTCTATCAATAATAGATCAATCTCTCAATAAGCGCCTGTGTCATTACCAAATGAGCTCTCtagcaccccccccccccccaaattgGAATACAACGCTCAAAAGAATGTATCCTTGCTCACTGCAATAGATCACGACCCATCTCACTTTGTTGCAAACCAGCCTCCTCATAACCTGATCAGCCTCCAAATGTCCGATTCCTACTCCACTAAGCAATCGCACCACCTTAGGAGCCTCCACGCGAAAAATGGAGTGCGAGGTTGGATCCGAAGCGGTCCAAAAACATGTCTAGGGGTTGAACTGCAACTTTTTACAACTCTAGGGACTCAAACGTAATCCAATGCAATTTTAGCCACATATCATCACAGTACTATTCACCCGTATAGCACTATTCACCCATACGGCACTATTCCCATGTATGGTACCATTCACCTGTACGGTTGCACATACCTTTAGAGGTGACTACCACACCGGATAATTTCTCTTGTCATCCTTTAATCATTCCGCAGCTTTCCTTCTccatttttcgaaaaaaaaattcagtgccgAGCGCAGGGGCGGATTGGGCATGAGCACAGatgggtcacgtgacccacctagaattttggggattttttttttattttataacttTTGGAACCGAAACGTGGATTACCCCCACCACAGgcgcttctctctctaaacataTTGTTCTCGCCCAAACGGCGGAAACCCTCGTTCAGAATCAATCTTCAAGTATCGATCGTGAATCAATCTTCAACGTATCGTTTGGAATCAATCTTCAAGACTTCAACCCTTGTCATCTTGTTTGAGTCTGGAATCAGTCTGAAAGATGAAACGGTGCCGAGTCTGCTGACGCCCTCAAGCCTCAACCCTCATCATCGTGAATCCTTGATCCCAAATCCCAATCCTCTCAGCTCTCGGCTCTCGTTATCTCGTTGACTCGCGTTCTCGATCAATCCACAAACCACAAGCAGCCAAGCAGGTAATAAGTTCGTTGATTAATTATATGCAAAAGTTTGCCTCTATTTACTTAGATTAGTTTTGTTTAATACAATAGTTTGCTTCTTATTATTcgattagtttagtttaatcTAATCTAATTAGTTTAATACAATAGTTTAATTCATTCATTCTCTCATTCATAGATTAGTTTAATCTAGGCACAATAATTTATTGATTAGTTTAATTGAAAAGGTATAgattgttttgattttctattctaaaaaatagggcttaaaattcttttttcttctcttaaCAGTTAGTCATGAAGAGATTTTACAAACCTGTAGTTGTAGAGGTGCCTAATTTGCCGGTAGAGGTGCCCAATTTGGAAAAGGATGATGATAATTCTCGACCACAAAAACAAAGACGTGTAGAAATTAACTTGGAAAACCTTCCCGCTGATCTTGGACTTCGACCCCGAATTGGTGATTATAATCCTAATGAGCAAGACCAAATCCGCAGATACTATTTGCAAAAGGGTCCCTTTCAACCACGTGACCATACTTTTCCGCAGACGCTATTTGTAAATAAATATCGACGTAACAAGGCGTGGTGCAACCAGTTTCCTACGTGGATAGAGTATAGCATAGCAAAAGATGCCGCATTTTGCCTTTATTGTTATCCTTTCAAGCCAGAGATCAGAGATCAAGCGGGCGGGGATAAATTTGATGGTAAGGGTTACTCaaattggaagaagaagaagataatcaATGATCATGTGGGAGGCCCGAATAGTGCTCATAATCAAGCTTGGGGTAAGTGTGAGGACTTGATAAACCAAAGGCAACATATTCAAACAGTATTTGACAATCAATCAAACCAAGCTAGAATTGATTATCGAATCCGCTTGAATGCGTCGGTTGATTGTATTCGGTTTCTCGTTAGACAAGGAATTGCATTTCGTGGTCATGATGAATCTGAACATTCAAGTAACCAAGGTAACTTTCTTAAACTTTTAAAGTTTCTTGCCGACCAGAATGAAGAAGTCAAAGGTGTTGCATTGGATAATGCTCCACAGAatttgaagttgatttctccTAATATTCAAAAGGACATTGTAAGTGCAGCTGCTTTTGAAACTATGAAAGCGATTGTGAAAGATCTTGATGATTCACTCTTTTCAGTTTTGGTTGATGAAGCTGGGGACATATCAATCAAAGAGCAAATGGCAGTTGCAATACGGTATATGGACAAAAAAGGTAATGTGATTGAGCATTTTATGGGCATTGAGCACGTTGCAAATACCGATGCTCTCTCACTGAAGGAAGCAATGGAGATGTTATTTTGTTGACTTGGATTAAGTATGTCTAGATTAAGGGGGCAAGGTTACGATGGGGCAAGTAATATGCAAGGTGAGTTTAATGACCTTAAGACTTTAATATTAAATGAGAATTCATGTGCATATTATGTGCATTGCTTTGCACATCAATTACAACTAGCACTTGTGGTTGTGGCAAAGAATCATGAGGATATTTCCATGCTGTTTTATATTGTTAATAAAATGGTGATTAGTGTTGGAGTATCATGTAAACGCCTTGATATTCTAAAAGGGATACACTACACTAATGTTGTCGAGGCACTTAGTGTTGGAGAGCTTTCAAGTAGGCAAGGCTTAAATCAAGAAACTAACCTTAAACATCTTGGTGATACACGGTGGGGCTCGCACTATGGTACTTTAATAAGCATAATGAATATGTTTTCACCTGTGATTGATGTGCTTCAAATCATATTTGATAAGGGTACATACTCAGAACAACGATCTGAAGCAAAGGTATTGAAGAACTTGATGCGGTCTTTTGAATATGTTCTCAGTCTTCACTTGATGAAAGCAGTgttggcttcttcttttttgaaaggtGCAGTGTTGGCTTTTACATCAGAGTTGTCACAAGCGctacaaagaaaagatcaagaTATTGTGAATGCTATATATTTGGTTCAAACATCAAAAAGAAGACTCCAGGTGACGAGGGATAGTGGCTGAGATTCTTTATTTATTGTTGTTTCATCCTTTTGTGAAAAGTATGGAATTAATGTCCCCAACATGGATGATAAATTTGTTGTTGAAGGGAAAGGCCAATGAAAAGCACAACAAATTACTAACTTGCATTATTATCACGTCGAGGTTTCTGCTAGAGTTATTGATATGCAATTTCAAGAACTAAATGCTCGTTTCACCGAGGTAAATAGTGAGTTGTTACTTTGTGTGGCATGTTTAAATCCATCCAACTGCTTCAATGATTTTGCAAAGGAGAAATTGATTCGTCTTGTCGAGTTTTATCCAAAAGAATTTTCTCCAGTAGAGCTCATGATTCTTTTTGATCAGCTTGATTCATATATCTTTGATGTGCAATTGAATGAGGATTTTTCGAGGTTAAATGGACTTAATGATCTTTCTAAGAAAATGGTAGAGACCGGGAGAGATAAACTATATCCTTTAGTTTACTTGCTCTTGAAATTGGCATTGATCTTACCGGTTGCAACTGCTACTGATGAAAGAGTGTTTTCTGCGATGAACATTGTGAAGAATCGACTGCGGAATCGAATGAATGATTAGTGGTTGAATAATAGTTTGGTAGTGTACATAGAAAGAGATGTTTTTGATGGGATTGAAAACGATACAATCATGCAAAGCTTTCAGAACATGAAAACCCGTCGTTGTCAATTGTAATAACTTTTAGGAAgtaatgtagagacccgtgatttattttatttttattttaggctgtattttttttttctcctttgttaATGTACGGCCCGTTGAAATAGACGGTtcggatattcggtgtgacgtgttcgtgggaggatataagagtaattgtgcgagaggtgcacgtgtgtgtgtgtggggtgggAGCATGGGATCACTCCCCATGCCAATAATTTCCCCAGGAGACtactttctcccattttctctttttctcactctctcggccaaactctctcctctcctccgaaactttctctcctctcttctctcttcgatttcattcACCTAGGGTGAGATTCCGGACAAAGCCTGAGTATTAAAGTTGCTATTGGGAGtacgggctt carries:
- the LOC131321076 gene encoding uncharacterized protein LOC131321076; the encoded protein is MKRFYKPVVVEVPNLPVEVPNLEKDDDNSRPQKQRRVEINLENLPADLGLRPRIGDYNPNEQDQIRRYYLQKGPFQPRDHTFPQTLFVNKYRRNKAWCNQFPTWIEYSIAKDAAFCLYCYPFKPEIRDQAGGDKFDGKGYSNWKKKKIINDHVGGPNSAHNQAWGKCEDLINQRQHIQTVFDNQSNQARIDYRIRLNASVDCIRFLVRQGIAFRGHDESEHSSNQGNFLKLLKFLADQNEEVKGVALDNAPQNLKLISPNIQKDIVSAAAFETMKAIVKDLDDSLFSVLVDEAGDISIKEQMAVAIRYMDKKGNVIEHFMGIEHVANTDALSLKEAMEMLFC
- the LOC131318464 gene encoding uncharacterized protein LOC131318464, coding for MQFQELNARFTEVNSELLLCVACLNPSNCFNDFAKEKLIRLVEFYPKEFSPVELMILFDQLDSYIFDVQLNEDFSRLNGLNDLSKKMVETGRDKLYPLVYLLLKLALILPVATATDERVFSAMNIVKNRLRNRMND